A part of Caldicellulosiruptor owensensis OL genomic DNA contains:
- the purD gene encoding phosphoribosylamine--glycine ligase yields MRVLIIGNGGREHAIAWKIYNEGYKELFCVPGNAGISEIAECTDIKVNEFEKIKDFCLEKRIDFVVVGPDNPLADGIVDYLESFGIKTFGPTKDAAMIESSKAFAKDLMKKYGIKTARYEVFTNYEDAYKFVSQISQYPIVVKADGLALGKGVIIANTKQEAIEALNLIMKERVFGNAGNKVVIEDYLVGEEVSVFVVSDGKDIVPLTTARDHKKAFDGDEGPNTGGMGAFSPSKLVNKAVFEDILENIMLRAVYGMRKEGRPFKGVLYGGLILTEEGPKVLEFNARFGDPEAQTILPLMNSELMEIMIKAREGNLKGVEAKFNHDYSLCVVLASKGYPDKYETGFEISGLENLDEKTIVFHANTKRENGKIKTAGGRVLNVVRREKTLKEAKEKVYEEVRKIHFENMFYRNDIGDKEIE; encoded by the coding sequence ATGAGAGTGTTAATTATTGGGAATGGTGGACGTGAGCATGCAATTGCATGGAAGATATACAATGAAGGTTACAAAGAGTTGTTCTGCGTTCCGGGCAATGCAGGAATAAGTGAAATAGCTGAATGCACTGATATTAAAGTAAATGAGTTTGAAAAGATAAAGGACTTTTGTTTAGAGAAAAGAATAGATTTTGTGGTTGTTGGTCCTGACAATCCACTTGCTGACGGGATTGTTGACTATCTTGAGTCCTTTGGTATAAAGACGTTTGGACCTACAAAAGATGCTGCAATGATAGAAAGCAGTAAAGCTTTTGCAAAAGATTTGATGAAGAAATATGGAATTAAAACTGCAAGATATGAGGTATTTACAAACTATGAAGATGCCTATAAGTTTGTAAGTCAAATTTCTCAATATCCAATTGTTGTAAAAGCAGATGGTCTTGCTCTTGGCAAGGGTGTTATTATTGCAAACACTAAGCAAGAGGCAATAGAAGCTTTGAACCTCATTATGAAAGAAAGAGTTTTTGGAAATGCAGGCAACAAGGTAGTTATTGAAGATTACCTTGTGGGCGAAGAAGTTTCAGTGTTTGTTGTTTCTGACGGGAAAGATATTGTTCCTCTCACAACAGCAAGAGATCATAAAAAGGCATTTGATGGTGATGAGGGGCCAAATACAGGTGGAATGGGGGCTTTTTCACCGTCCAAACTTGTCAATAAAGCTGTTTTTGAAGATATATTAGAAAACATAATGTTAAGAGCAGTATATGGCATGCGAAAGGAAGGGCGACCTTTCAAAGGAGTACTATATGGAGGGCTTATCCTGACAGAAGAGGGTCCAAAGGTTTTAGAATTTAATGCACGTTTTGGGGACCCAGAAGCCCAGACAATTTTGCCACTTATGAATAGTGAGCTTATGGAGATAATGATTAAGGCAAGGGAAGGGAATTTGAAAGGTGTTGAGGCAAAGTTTAACCACGACTATTCTCTATGTGTGGTGCTTGCTTCAAAAGGTTATCCTGACAAATATGAAACTGGGTTTGAAATAAGCGGATTAGAAAATCTGGATGAAAAGACAATAGTATTTCACGCAAATACAAAGAGAGAAAACGGTAAGATAAAAACTGCTGGTGGAAGGGTACTGAATGTAGTAAGAAGAGAAAAGACGCTAAAAGAAGCGAAAGAGAAGGTGTATGAAGAGGTCAGAAAAATTCATTTTGAAAATATGTTCTACAGAAATGATATAGGAGATAAAGAGATTGAATAA
- a CDS encoding lytic transglycosylase domain-containing protein: MKKKVVIIVLLLVFLLFFERFYFFVLKQIYPLKFSESISRYSTEIGVDPYLICAIIKSESNFNQYAVSRKGAVGLMQLSPSTAKWVAQKLKTEYLEDSLYDPDYNIRLGSWYIKYLIDYYSGDTKLAVAAYNAGMTNVNKWLSIRKRSTIEITEIPFKETNHFVKRVFKSYEMYKKLYPKAFKYKDY; this comes from the coding sequence TTGAAGAAGAAGGTTGTTATAATAGTCTTGCTACTTGTTTTTCTTTTATTCTTTGAAAGATTTTATTTTTTTGTTCTGAAGCAAATATATCCTTTGAAGTTTTCTGAAAGTATAAGTAGATATAGCACGGAAATAGGAGTAGATCCATATTTGATATGTGCAATAATAAAATCTGAAAGTAACTTTAACCAATATGCAGTTTCAAGAAAAGGTGCTGTTGGACTTATGCAGCTATCACCTTCAACTGCAAAGTGGGTTGCTCAAAAGCTTAAAACGGAATATTTAGAAGATAGCCTCTACGATCCTGATTACAATATAAGGCTTGGTTCGTGGTATATAAAATATCTAATAGACTACTACTCTGGTGATACAAAGCTTGCAGTTGCAGCTTACAATGCAGGTATGACAAATGTAAATAAATGGCTTTCAATTAGAAAAAGAAGCACCATTGAAATAACAGAAATTCCTTTTAAAGAGACAAACCATTTTGTAAAAAGAGTTTTTAAGAGTTACGAGATGTACAAAAAACTTTATCCAAAGGCATTCAAATATAAAGATTATTGA
- the uvrB gene encoding excinuclease ABC subunit UvrB: protein MKKFKLVSDFKPTGDQPKAIEMLTEGILKGEKFQTLLGVTGSGKTFTMAKVIENVQRPTLVLAHNKTLAAQLCSEFREFFPENAVEFFVSYYDYYQPEAYIPETDTYIEKDSSINEEIDKLRHSATSALFERRDVIIVASVSCIYSLGSPEDYLNLTISLRPGMTKDRDEVIRELIRMQYERNDIDFRRGRFRVRGDVLEVFPASNTDRAIRIEFFGDEIERITEFNVVTGEVIGRRNHVAIFPASHYVTTAEKLKRAIKSIEEELEQRLKELRSMGKLVEAQRLEQRTRYDIEMLQEMGFCKGIENYSRHLTGRPPESPPYTLLDYFPKDFIMFIDESHVTIPQVRAMYNGDRARKDALVEYGFRLPSAYDNRPLTFEEFEEKLNQVIFVSATPGPYEIKKSSRIVEQIIRPTGLVDPEIEVHPVQGQIDHLIGEIRKRVEKNQRVLVTTLTKKMAESLTDYLKDVGIKVRYMHSDIDTIERMQIIRDLRLGKFDVLVGINLLREGLDLPEVSLVAILDADKEGFLRSETSLIQTIGRAARNVDGKVIMYADRITNAMQRAIDETNRRRKIQIEYNQKHGIIPQTVKKGIRQIIEATVSVAEEEEKYEVVEKDIVKNMTKEEIKEYIKELEQEMKKLAIELEFEKAAKVRDKIFELRKLL from the coding sequence ATGAAAAAATTTAAGCTTGTTTCAGACTTTAAACCAACAGGTGATCAGCCAAAAGCAATAGAGATGTTAACAGAAGGAATTTTAAAAGGCGAAAAATTTCAGACCCTTTTAGGTGTCACAGGGTCTGGCAAGACATTTACAATGGCAAAGGTCATAGAGAATGTTCAAAGACCTACACTTGTCTTGGCACATAACAAAACCTTAGCTGCCCAGCTTTGTAGTGAGTTTAGAGAATTTTTCCCAGAAAATGCAGTGGAATTCTTTGTGAGTTATTATGACTATTATCAGCCTGAAGCTTATATCCCGGAGACTGACACATATATTGAAAAAGATTCGTCTATAAATGAAGAAATTGACAAGCTGAGACATTCAGCTACATCTGCCTTATTTGAAAGAAGAGATGTTATAATTGTTGCAAGTGTATCCTGTATTTACAGTTTGGGTAGTCCTGAAGATTATTTAAATCTTACTATTTCTTTGCGCCCTGGCATGACAAAAGACAGAGATGAGGTCATAAGAGAGCTTATAAGAATGCAGTATGAAAGAAATGATATTGACTTTCGAAGAGGCAGATTTAGAGTAAGAGGGGATGTACTTGAAGTTTTCCCTGCTTCTAATACAGATAGGGCGATAAGAATAGAATTTTTCGGAGATGAAATAGAAAGGATTACAGAATTTAATGTCGTGACAGGTGAGGTAATTGGACGAAGGAATCATGTTGCAATATTTCCAGCATCTCACTATGTAACAACAGCTGAGAAATTGAAAAGAGCGATAAAAAGTATCGAAGAAGAGCTTGAACAAAGGCTAAAAGAACTAAGAAGTATGGGGAAGCTTGTTGAAGCTCAGAGGTTAGAGCAGAGAACACGCTATGACATAGAGATGCTTCAGGAAATGGGTTTTTGCAAAGGGATAGAGAACTATTCAAGGCACTTAACTGGCAGGCCGCCAGAAAGTCCACCATATACTCTGCTTGATTATTTTCCGAAGGATTTCATAATGTTCATTGACGAGTCACATGTTACAATACCTCAAGTAAGAGCTATGTACAATGGTGACAGAGCAAGAAAAGATGCTCTTGTTGAATATGGTTTTAGACTTCCATCTGCGTATGATAACAGACCATTGACATTCGAAGAATTTGAAGAAAAGCTCAACCAAGTAATTTTTGTAAGTGCAACACCTGGGCCTTATGAAATCAAAAAGTCTTCACGCATTGTTGAGCAAATTATAAGACCGACAGGACTTGTTGACCCTGAAATTGAGGTTCATCCTGTACAAGGTCAGATTGACCATCTAATTGGTGAAATACGAAAGAGAGTGGAAAAGAACCAGAGAGTACTTGTCACTACCCTTACCAAAAAGATGGCTGAAAGCCTTACTGACTATTTAAAAGATGTGGGAATCAAGGTCCGATATATGCATTCAGACATAGATACAATTGAGCGTATGCAGATTATCAGAGATTTACGGCTTGGCAAGTTTGATGTGCTGGTGGGGATAAATCTGCTTAGAGAAGGTCTTGACCTTCCTGAGGTGTCACTTGTTGCAATTTTGGATGCTGACAAGGAAGGTTTTTTGAGGTCAGAGACTTCGCTTATCCAGACAATTGGCCGGGCTGCAAGAAACGTTGATGGAAAGGTTATAATGTATGCAGATAGAATTACAAATGCTATGCAAAGAGCCATTGATGAAACAAATCGACGAAGAAAGATTCAGATAGAATACAACCAGAAACATGGGATAATACCTCAAACTGTTAAAAAAGGGATAAGACAGATAATTGAAGCGACAGTGTCTGTAGCTGAAGAGGAAGAGAAATATGAAGTTGTGGAGAAAGACATTGTAAAGAATATGACAAAAGAAGAGATAAAAGAATATATTAAGGAACTTGAACAGGAGATGAAAAAGCTTGCTATAGAACTTGAATTTGAAAAGGCTGCAAAAGTAAGAGACAAAATATTTGAGCTGAGGAAACTTCTTTAA
- the coaE gene encoding dephospho-CoA kinase (Dephospho-CoA kinase (CoaE) performs the final step in coenzyme A biosynthesis.), which translates to MRQNKVLGITGKMGSGKSTISSILAQNYGFKVIDVDKEYHILLEENEELKKKLTDVFGKEILVSGRIDRNRLRTLVTADRSRFEILNKITHAFIFERVSYLVLEVLKGCHTVIDAALLFEIGLHKLCSVVWFVEAEEDVLVERIIKRNGWSEKEIKSFLERQKILESYKNLANRVIVNNFDIEELKSVIRKYLKEDGLI; encoded by the coding sequence ATGAGACAAAATAAAGTTTTGGGAATTACAGGGAAGATGGGTTCAGGTAAGAGTACAATCAGTAGTATATTAGCACAAAATTACGGATTTAAGGTAATTGATGTTGACAAAGAATATCATATACTTTTAGAAGAGAATGAAGAACTCAAGAAGAAATTGACTGATGTTTTTGGGAAAGAAATATTGGTATCAGGGAGAATAGACCGAAACAGATTGAGAACTTTAGTTACTGCCGACAGATCACGTTTTGAGATTTTAAATAAAATAACCCATGCATTTATTTTTGAAAGGGTAAGCTACTTAGTTTTAGAGGTCTTGAAAGGATGCCATACGGTTATAGATGCTGCACTTTTATTTGAGATAGGCCTCCACAAACTCTGTTCGGTTGTATGGTTTGTGGAGGCAGAAGAAGATGTATTGGTTGAGAGAATAATAAAAAGAAATGGATGGAGTGAAAAAGAGATAAAATCTTTTTTAGAAAGGCAGAAAATATTAGAGAGCTATAAGAATCTTGCTAACAGGGTTATAGTGAATAATTTTGACATTGAAGAGTTAAAAAGTGTAATAAGAAAATATCTAAAAGAGGATGGGTTGATTTGA
- the polA gene encoding DNA polymerase I, whose amino-acid sequence MKLVIFDGNSILYRAFFALPELTTSSNIPTNAIYGFINVILKYLEQESPDYVAVAFDKKGRQARKSEYEEYKANRKPMPDNLQVQIPYVREILYALNIPIIEFEGYEADDVIGSLVNMFKNIDLDIVIITGDKDTLQLLDKNVVVKIVSTKFDKTTEDLYTAENVKEKYGVWANQVPDYKALVGDQSDNIPGVKGIGAKSAQKLLKEYSSLEEIYQNLDKIKGSIREKLETGKDMAFLSKRLATIVCDLPLNVKLEDLRTKEWNKEKLYEILVQLEFKSIIKRLGLSEEVQFEFVQQLTNIHDVEQKKLESISQIRSKDISLMFVPEEKCFYLYDKESNTVFVTRERHLIEEILKSESVKIVYDLKNMFHELYLENTDNIRNCEDVMIASYVLDSTRSSYELETLFMSYLNTDLEAVKKDKKVTSVILLERLWDELSSLIDLNSCQFVYTNIERPLIPILYEMEKAGFKVDRDALLQYTKEIESKILNLEKQIYQIAGEWFNINSPKQLSYILFEKLKLPVIKKTKTGYSTDAEVLEELFDKHEIVPLILDYRMYTKILTTYCQGLLQAINPSSGRVHTTFIQTGTATGRLASSDPNLQNIPVKYDEGRLIRKVFIPEEGHVLIDADYSQIELRILAHISEDERLINAFKNNVDIHSQTAAEIFGVDIDDVTPEMRSQAKAVNFGIVYGISDYGLARDIKISRKEAAEFINRYFERYPKVKEYLDNIVKFARENGYVLTLFNRKRYIKDINSTNRNTRSYAERIAMNSPIQGSAADIMKLAMIKVYQKLKENNLKAKIILQVHDELLIEAPYEEKDIVKRIVKTEMENAVALKVPLVVEVKEGLNWYETK is encoded by the coding sequence ATGAAATTAGTTATATTTGATGGTAACAGTATTTTATATAGAGCTTTTTTTGCTCTTCCTGAACTGACAACTTCAAGTAATATTCCGACAAATGCTATTTATGGGTTTATAAATGTAATATTAAAATATTTAGAACAAGAGAGCCCCGATTATGTTGCAGTTGCATTTGATAAGAAAGGAAGACAGGCACGAAAAAGCGAGTATGAAGAATACAAAGCTAACAGAAAACCTATGCCAGATAATCTTCAAGTACAAATTCCTTATGTTAGGGAGATTCTTTATGCTCTTAATATTCCAATTATTGAGTTTGAAGGTTATGAAGCAGATGATGTAATTGGGTCGCTTGTAAACATGTTCAAAAATATTGATTTAGATATTGTTATTATAACTGGTGATAAGGATACTCTTCAGTTGTTAGATAAAAACGTAGTTGTGAAGATTGTTTCAACAAAATTTGATAAAACAACAGAAGATTTATATACTGCAGAGAATGTAAAAGAGAAATATGGAGTTTGGGCAAATCAGGTACCGGATTATAAAGCGCTTGTTGGAGATCAATCAGATAACATTCCAGGGGTAAAAGGAATTGGGGCAAAGAGTGCTCAAAAACTTTTGAAGGAATACTCATCTTTGGAAGAAATATACCAAAATTTAGATAAAATTAAAGGTTCTATCCGCGAAAAATTAGAAACAGGCAAAGACATGGCATTTTTATCCAAGCGCTTGGCAACAATTGTATGTGATTTACCACTAAATGTTAAACTTGAAGACTTAAGAACAAAAGAGTGGAACAAGGAAAAACTATATGAGATTTTAGTCCAATTAGAGTTCAAGAGTATAATAAAACGGTTGGGGCTGTCAGAAGAGGTTCAATTTGAGTTTGTTCAACAGCTAACTAATATTCACGATGTAGAGCAAAAAAAGCTTGAGAGCATATCACAGATAAGATCAAAAGATATCTCATTAATGTTTGTGCCAGAAGAAAAATGTTTTTATTTATACGACAAAGAAAGTAATACTGTGTTTGTAACAAGAGAAAGACATTTAATAGAGGAGATTTTAAAAAGTGAATCTGTAAAAATTGTATATGATTTAAAAAATATGTTTCATGAACTCTACTTAGAAAACACAGATAATATTAGAAATTGTGAGGATGTAATGATTGCTTCCTATGTTCTTGACAGCACAAGAAGTTCATATGAATTGGAAACGTTGTTTATGTCCTACTTAAACACCGACTTGGAAGCTGTGAAAAAGGATAAAAAAGTGACATCGGTAATCCTTTTGGAACGATTATGGGACGAGCTTTCAAGCTTAATCGATTTAAATTCGTGCCAGTTTGTGTATACAAATATAGAACGTCCTCTTATTCCAATTCTATACGAGATGGAAAAAGCAGGATTTAAGGTAGACAGAGATGCCCTGCTTCAGTATACTAAGGAGATTGAAAGCAAAATATTAAATCTTGAGAAGCAGATATATCAAATTGCAGGTGAGTGGTTTAATATAAATTCACCCAAACAACTTTCTTACATTTTGTTTGAGAAACTAAAACTTCCTGTAATAAAAAAGACAAAAACAGGATATTCCACTGATGCTGAGGTTTTAGAAGAGCTTTTTGACAAACATGAGATAGTTCCTCTTATTTTGGATTACAGGATGTATACCAAGATACTAACAACCTATTGTCAAGGATTACTCCAGGCAATAAATCCTTCTTCAGGCAGAGTCCATACAACATTTATCCAAACAGGAACAGCAACAGGAAGACTTGCAAGTAGTGATCCTAATTTACAAAATATACCTGTAAAATACGATGAAGGAAGATTAATAAGAAAAGTTTTTATACCTGAAGAAGGGCATGTACTGATTGATGCAGATTATTCCCAAATTGAACTTAGAATACTTGCCCATATTTCTGAAGATGAGAGACTTATAAATGCCTTTAAAAATAACGTTGACATCCATTCGCAGACAGCAGCTGAGATTTTTGGTGTAGATATAGACGATGTTACCCCAGAGATGAGAAGTCAAGCTAAAGCAGTAAATTTTGGTATCGTTTATGGAATTTCTGATTATGGACTTGCAAGGGATATTAAGATTTCCAGGAAAGAGGCTGCAGAGTTTATAAATAGGTATTTTGAACGTTATCCTAAAGTTAAGGAGTATTTGGACAATATTGTTAAATTTGCTCGTGAAAATGGATATGTTTTGACTTTATTTAATAGAAAAAGATATATAAAGGACATAAACTCTACAAACAGAAATACAAGAAGTTATGCAGAAAGGATTGCGATGAACTCGCCGATTCAGGGCAGCGCTGCTGATATTATGAAATTGGCAATGATTAAAGTGTATCAAAAGCTTAAGGAAAATAATCTTAAAGCCAAAATAATATTACAGGTGCATGATGAGCTTTTAATAGAAGCTCCATACGAAGAAAAGGATATAGTAAAAAGAATAGTAAAAACCGAAATGGAAAATGCAGTAGCTTTAAAAGTGCCTCTGGTGGTTGAGGTGAAAGAAGGACTGAACTGGTATGAGACAAAATAA
- the uvrA gene encoding excinuclease ABC subunit UvrA: MSKEYIVIKGAKEHNLKNIDLVLPRDKLIVFTGISGSGKSSLAFDTIYAEGQRRYIESLSSYARQFLGMMEKPDVEYIEGLSPAISIDQKTTSKNPRSTVGTITEIYDYLRLLFARVGKPHCYICGKPISQQTVDQMVDEVLKLKEGTKIQVLAPVVRGRKGEYQKLFEDLRRSGFARVRVDGIVYELEEEIRLDKNKKHSIDVIVDRLIVKEGIESRLAGSIETALQLTGGIVNVSIVDGDEIVFSQNFACVDCGVSYEEITPRLFSFNTPYGACPTCTGLGYLQKVDPDLLIPDKSIPIGQVAINGWNFTETNSYARMILESLAKEYNFSLNTPVEKLDKKILDIFLYGTGDEKIKIYTPRGIYFAKYEGLVNNLERRYKETQSEYVKQEIEEYMSTFICPDCQGKRLKKEALAVLIEEKSIADVADMTVLQAKEFLKKLNLQGKDKVIAQPIIKEILARLDFLIDVGLEYLTLSRSAGTLSGGEAQRIRLATQIGSGLVGVLYILDEPSIGLHQRDNHKLIRTLKKLRDLGNTLIVVEHDEDTIRSADFIVDIGPGAGEHGGRVVAAGTLNDIISCEESITGQYLSGKKKIEIPERRREPDGRWLTIKGASENNLKNIDVSFPVGLFTCVTGVSGSGKSTLVNEILYKAASAILNKSKEKPGKFQKITGLEHFDKVINIDQSPIGRTPRSNPATYTGVFDYIREVFAQTPEAKLRGYKAGRFSFNLKGGRCEACSGDGIIKIEMHFLPDVYVPCDVCKGKRYNRETLEVKYKDKTIADVLEMTVEEALEFFKNIPRIKFKLQTLYDVGLGYIKLGQPSTTLSGGEAQRVKLATELSKKATGRTLYILDEPTTGLHMDDVNKLIAVLQRLVDMGNTVIVIEHNLDVIKVADYIIDLGPEGGDKGGEVVVYGSPEEVAMCERSYTGMFLKEILKDRIYAKK, from the coding sequence ATGTCAAAAGAGTATATAGTTATAAAAGGTGCAAAGGAACACAACCTCAAAAATATTGACTTGGTACTTCCACGAGACAAACTCATAGTCTTTACCGGGATCTCTGGTTCTGGCAAATCGTCTTTGGCTTTTGATACTATCTATGCAGAAGGACAGAGAAGATATATTGAATCTCTCTCTTCTTATGCAAGACAATTTTTGGGAATGATGGAAAAACCAGATGTAGAGTATATTGAAGGATTGTCTCCGGCTATCTCTATTGACCAAAAAACAACCTCTAAAAATCCGCGTTCAACAGTAGGGACAATTACTGAAATTTATGACTATTTAAGACTTTTATTTGCAAGAGTTGGGAAACCTCACTGCTATATTTGTGGGAAACCTATTTCCCAACAAACAGTTGACCAGATGGTGGATGAGGTATTGAAACTTAAAGAAGGTACAAAGATTCAAGTACTTGCACCGGTTGTAAGAGGAAGAAAAGGTGAGTACCAGAAGCTATTTGAGGACTTAAGAAGGAGTGGGTTTGCAAGAGTTAGAGTAGATGGTATTGTGTATGAACTTGAAGAAGAGATAAGACTTGATAAGAACAAAAAGCACAGTATTGACGTCATTGTAGATAGACTCATAGTAAAAGAGGGGATAGAATCAAGGCTTGCGGGTTCAATAGAAACAGCGCTCCAGCTCACAGGTGGGATTGTAAATGTATCTATTGTTGATGGAGATGAGATTGTGTTTTCACAAAACTTTGCATGTGTAGACTGTGGAGTTTCATATGAAGAAATAACTCCACGTCTTTTTTCTTTCAACACACCATATGGTGCATGTCCAACGTGCACGGGACTTGGTTATTTGCAAAAGGTTGACCCTGACCTGTTGATTCCTGACAAATCTATTCCCATAGGTCAGGTTGCAATAAATGGATGGAACTTTACTGAGACAAATTCATATGCAAGAATGATTTTGGAATCACTTGCAAAAGAGTATAATTTCAGTCTAAATACTCCTGTTGAAAAACTGGACAAGAAAATTTTGGATATCTTTTTATATGGAACAGGTGACGAGAAGATAAAAATTTATACTCCACGTGGTATATACTTTGCGAAGTATGAGGGGCTTGTAAATAACCTTGAAAGAAGATATAAAGAGACCCAGTCAGAATATGTCAAGCAAGAGATTGAAGAGTATATGAGTACATTTATATGTCCTGACTGTCAGGGTAAAAGACTCAAAAAGGAAGCTTTAGCAGTGTTGATTGAAGAAAAATCTATAGCAGATGTTGCTGACATGACAGTATTGCAGGCAAAAGAATTTCTTAAAAAGTTAAACCTTCAAGGAAAAGATAAAGTAATTGCACAACCAATAATAAAAGAGATTTTAGCAAGACTTGACTTTTTGATAGATGTTGGGCTTGAATACTTAACTCTTTCACGATCAGCGGGTACGCTTTCTGGCGGAGAGGCGCAGAGAATAAGACTTGCAACCCAGATAGGGTCTGGACTTGTTGGAGTTTTATATATTCTTGATGAACCAAGTATCGGATTACATCAACGTGACAACCACAAATTAATAAGAACTCTTAAAAAGCTGAGAGACCTTGGCAATACGTTGATTGTTGTAGAGCATGATGAAGACACGATAAGGTCAGCAGACTTCATTGTGGACATTGGGCCAGGAGCAGGTGAACACGGCGGAAGAGTTGTTGCAGCGGGAACATTGAATGATATAATTTCTTGTGAAGAGTCTATAACAGGACAGTATCTTTCCGGAAAGAAAAAAATAGAGATACCTGAGAGGAGAAGAGAGCCTGACGGTAGGTGGCTTACTATAAAAGGTGCAAGCGAGAATAATCTCAAAAATATTGATGTAAGCTTTCCTGTTGGACTTTTTACTTGTGTTACCGGTGTTTCGGGCTCTGGCAAAAGCACTCTTGTGAACGAAATACTTTACAAGGCAGCGAGCGCAATTTTGAACAAGTCTAAAGAAAAACCAGGTAAGTTTCAAAAGATAACAGGTCTTGAACATTTTGATAAGGTTATAAATATAGACCAGTCTCCCATAGGAAGAACTCCACGATCAAACCCTGCAACTTACACAGGTGTCTTTGACTATATAAGGGAGGTTTTTGCTCAAACTCCTGAAGCTAAACTCAGAGGTTACAAAGCAGGAAGATTTAGCTTTAACTTAAAAGGCGGAAGATGTGAAGCCTGCTCAGGTGATGGTATTATAAAGATAGAAATGCATTTTTTACCTGATGTGTATGTGCCGTGTGATGTGTGTAAAGGCAAGAGATATAATAGAGAGACGTTAGAGGTAAAATACAAGGATAAGACTATTGCTGATGTGCTTGAAATGACAGTGGAAGAAGCGCTGGAATTTTTCAAAAACATACCGAGGATAAAATTCAAGCTTCAGACACTTTATGATGTGGGACTTGGTTATATAAAGCTGGGTCAGCCTTCTACCACTCTGTCTGGTGGAGAAGCACAGAGAGTAAAACTCGCAACAGAACTTTCTAAAAAAGCAACTGGAAGAACACTGTATATCTTGGACGAGCCTACAACAGGTCTTCACATGGATGATGTCAATAAGTTAATTGCTGTTCTTCAGCGCCTTGTGGATATGGGCAACACGGTAATTGTAATTGAACACAATCTTGATGTTATTAAAGTTGCAGATTATATAATTGATTTGGGACCGGAGGGTGGAGACAAAGGCGGTGAGGTAGTTGTGTACGGCAGTCCCGAGGAAGTGGCTATGTGCGAAAGGTCATATACAGGAATGTTTTTAAAAGAAATCCTGAAAGATAGGATTTATGCTAAAAAATAA
- the rd gene encoding rubredoxin: MEIWICSICGYEYNPENGDPENGIEPGTKFEDLPDDWVCPVCGVGKDMFEKK; encoded by the coding sequence ATGGAGATTTGGATATGCAGTATATGCGGATACGAATACAACCCTGAAAATGGGGACCCAGAAAACGGTATTGAGCCGGGAACAAAGTTTGAAGATTTACCTGATGATTGGGTTTGTCCTGTTTGCGGTGTAGGCAAGGATATGTTTGAAAAAAAATAA